One window of the Streptomyces sp. NBC_00259 genome contains the following:
- a CDS encoding M24 family metallopeptidase has translation MPTTAEPAPPTPFTADDYRARMARAARSAAEAGLSGLLVAPGPDLVHLTGYQPVTTERLTVLVLVEGQDPVLVVPALEAPDAGRAPAAPALKLRDWTDGKDPYAVTAALLEGRGRFGISDNAWAMHLLGMQRELPGTTYTALSDALPMLRAVKDAHELARLEAAGAAADEAYREILQVRFSGRKESEIAADLAALLLRFGHAQVDFTIVGSGPNGANPHHEAGDRVIAEGDMVVLDFGGLRHGYGSDTTRTVHVGEPSAEEQRVHDVVRAAQQAGFEAVRPGAACQDVDRAARAVIDDAGYGAYFIHRTGHGIGVTTHEPPYMIEGEERPLVPGMCFSVEPGIYLPGRFGVRIEDIVTVTESGGRRLNNTPHDMAIVR, from the coding sequence ATGCCCACCACCGCCGAGCCCGCGCCGCCGACGCCGTTCACCGCCGACGACTACCGCGCCAGGATGGCCCGGGCCGCCCGGTCGGCCGCCGAGGCCGGGCTCAGCGGCCTCCTCGTGGCCCCCGGCCCCGACCTCGTCCACCTCACCGGCTACCAGCCCGTGACGACCGAGCGCCTCACCGTCCTGGTGCTCGTCGAGGGCCAGGACCCCGTCCTCGTCGTGCCGGCCCTGGAAGCCCCCGACGCCGGGCGCGCCCCCGCAGCGCCCGCGCTGAAGCTGCGCGACTGGACCGACGGCAAGGACCCGTACGCCGTCACCGCCGCGCTGCTCGAGGGCAGGGGCCGCTTCGGGATCAGCGACAACGCCTGGGCCATGCATCTGCTCGGTATGCAGCGTGAACTGCCCGGCACGACGTACACCGCGCTCTCGGACGCCCTGCCGATGCTCCGTGCGGTCAAGGACGCCCATGAGCTGGCCCGGCTGGAGGCCGCGGGCGCGGCGGCCGACGAGGCGTACCGCGAGATCCTTCAGGTCCGCTTCTCGGGGCGCAAGGAGAGCGAGATCGCGGCCGACCTCGCCGCTCTGCTCCTGCGCTTCGGGCACGCGCAGGTCGACTTCACGATCGTCGGATCCGGCCCGAACGGCGCCAACCCGCACCACGAGGCCGGCGACCGCGTCATCGCCGAGGGCGACATGGTGGTGCTCGACTTCGGCGGCCTCAGGCACGGCTACGGCTCGGACACCACCCGCACCGTCCACGTCGGCGAGCCGTCAGCCGAGGAGCAGCGGGTCCATGACGTCGTGCGCGCGGCGCAGCAGGCCGGGTTCGAGGCGGTACGGCCGGGCGCGGCCTGCCAGGACGTCGACCGGGCGGCGCGTGCGGTGATCGACGACGCCGGGTACGGCGCGTACTTCATCCACCGGACCGGGCACGGGATCGGCGTCACGACGCACGAACCGCCGTACATGATCGAGGGGGAGGAGCGGCCGCTCGTTCCGGGCATGTGCTTCTCCGTCGAGCCGGGGATCTATCTGCCCGGGCGCTTCGGGGTGCGGATCGAGGACATCGTGACGGTGACGGAGAGCGGCGGGCGGCGGCTCAACAACACGCCGCACGACATGGCGATCGTGCGGTAG
- a CDS encoding FtsX-like permease family protein: protein MKEFLLGLRLLFGAGRGNRIRFFLMAAGGSLGVCCLALVLTIPQILDAHDTRAAAREPRTTSAQPAGSTLVLQRADPYGSVTFNRVFVAKGTKGTDSTPPGLDELPGPGEVFVSPRVHDLLREQPAVKGLLPGRETGLIGAAGLAHPDELFAYVGTTRDRIADEGRALKGFGYDYAPFPAVDPSTLTTLRFALGSLVLLPLGIFLSVCARLSAAARTRRLASLRLLGVSTRGVQRVNAAETVVAALLGAVLGLIECWLLNQMMSRTGLASLRWYPEDGALSATTVAVCLIGCPALAWFVGRAGAREAAASPLAVRRTAVPRRPATWGALLLVTGLGIVTGYCVTGLTDHPADSIGPNAFLIPVGILLTGLGLVLTLPLLSHALARRLARSTRSLTLNLAMRRNEVEPGSTMRVVTGLVLLVFAASLAQGVLIQLEQVTRPSAPVQDYSVPLASLTPEQQRDLAGVQGVRAHAVTMDSWVDLEKLDGTLQEQATALIATCDQLERMVRRAEGCRDGKVMRLVDPNSSVGSDLTPGTSFPYRFGTGKARTLNITLPSERIVYSAYPASAVGNAVLLVPPSVLPAARPDYAQLVLTSSSAPDRVREVLDGIAAVAPIAEIELIGVNIQGLEQIAVIETLLAVGMIMGLVIGVAAFIVAATDRAVERRPQVTAIMLIGARARTVRTVQCVQVVLPLSIGLALALVTGKLAESSYLITGGSAVYWDVAGTPLLALAAAGVVAVAIAGTLPLAGRRIDPELIRRD from the coding sequence GTGAAGGAGTTCCTGCTCGGCCTGCGTCTGCTGTTCGGCGCCGGCCGCGGCAACCGCATACGGTTCTTCCTGATGGCCGCCGGCGGTTCCCTCGGCGTCTGCTGCCTGGCGCTCGTCCTCACCATCCCGCAGATCCTGGACGCACACGACACGCGCGCGGCCGCACGGGAACCACGGACCACGTCGGCGCAGCCGGCGGGTTCCACGTTGGTCCTCCAGCGCGCGGACCCCTACGGTTCCGTGACGTTCAACCGGGTCTTCGTCGCCAAGGGGACCAAGGGCACGGACAGCACCCCGCCGGGGCTGGACGAACTGCCAGGACCGGGTGAGGTGTTCGTCTCCCCGCGGGTGCACGACCTGCTCCGCGAGCAGCCTGCCGTCAAGGGACTGCTGCCGGGCCGCGAGACGGGCCTGATCGGCGCCGCGGGGCTCGCCCACCCCGACGAACTGTTCGCCTACGTCGGCACCACGCGCGACCGCATCGCCGACGAGGGCCGTGCCCTGAAGGGCTTCGGATACGACTACGCTCCCTTCCCGGCCGTCGACCCCTCCACCCTCACCACCCTCCGCTTCGCGCTGGGTTCGCTCGTCCTGCTCCCCCTCGGCATCTTCCTGTCCGTCTGCGCCCGGCTGTCCGCCGCCGCCAGGACACGGCGGCTCGCCTCCCTGCGGCTGCTCGGCGTGAGCACGCGGGGCGTACAACGGGTCAACGCCGCCGAGACCGTCGTCGCGGCGCTCCTCGGCGCCGTGCTCGGCCTCATCGAGTGCTGGCTCCTCAACCAGATGATGTCCCGCACCGGCCTCGCCAGTCTGCGGTGGTACCCCGAGGACGGCGCGCTGTCCGCGACGACCGTCGCCGTCTGCCTGATCGGCTGCCCGGCTCTCGCCTGGTTCGTCGGCCGGGCCGGTGCGCGCGAGGCAGCCGCCAGCCCGCTGGCCGTACGGCGTACCGCAGTGCCAAGGCGCCCCGCCACGTGGGGCGCTCTCCTCCTCGTGACCGGCCTCGGCATCGTCACCGGCTACTGCGTCACCGGTCTGACCGACCACCCCGCCGACAGCATCGGCCCCAACGCGTTCCTCATTCCCGTCGGCATCCTGCTGACGGGCCTCGGGCTGGTGCTCACCCTGCCCCTGCTCTCCCACGCCCTCGCACGCCGCCTGGCGCGGAGCACCCGGTCGCTCACCCTGAATCTGGCGATGCGCCGCAACGAGGTGGAGCCGGGCAGCACCATGCGCGTGGTCACCGGACTCGTCCTCCTCGTCTTCGCCGCGTCTCTCGCCCAGGGCGTGCTGATCCAGCTGGAGCAGGTCACCCGGCCCTCCGCCCCGGTGCAGGACTACTCCGTACCCCTGGCCTCGCTCACACCCGAGCAGCAACGCGACCTCGCCGGCGTCCAGGGCGTTCGCGCACACGCCGTGACGATGGATTCCTGGGTCGACCTCGAGAAGCTGGACGGCACGCTCCAGGAACAGGCCACGGCGCTGATCGCCACCTGCGACCAGCTGGAACGGATGGTCAGGCGTGCCGAGGGCTGCCGGGACGGCAAGGTGATGCGGCTCGTCGACCCCAATTCGAGCGTCGGGTCCGACCTCACGCCGGGCACCTCGTTCCCCTACCGCTTCGGCACCGGCAAGGCGAGGACGCTGAACATCACGCTCCCCTCCGAACGGATCGTCTACAGCGCGTACCCGGCGTCCGCGGTCGGCAACGCCGTCCTGCTCGTACCACCGTCCGTCCTGCCCGCCGCCCGGCCGGACTACGCGCAACTCGTGCTGACCAGCAGCTCGGCCCCCGACCGGGTGCGCGAGGTCCTCGACGGCATCGCGGCCGTCGCCCCGATCGCCGAGATCGAACTGATCGGTGTGAACATCCAGGGACTCGAACAGATCGCCGTCATCGAGACATTGCTGGCGGTCGGCATGATCATGGGCCTGGTCATCGGAGTGGCGGCCTTCATCGTCGCCGCGACCGACCGTGCGGTGGAACGCCGTCCGCAGGTCACCGCCATCATGCTGATCGGTGCCCGGGCGCGCACGGTGCGGACCGTGCAGTGCGTCCAGGTCGTGCTGCCGCTGAGTATCGGACTCGCCCTGGCACTGGTGACGGGCAAGCTCGCCGAGTCCAGCTATCTGATCACCGGAGGCAGCGCGGTCTACTGGGACGTCGCCGGCACGCCGTTGCTCGCGCTCGCGGCGGCGGGCGTCGTGGCCGTGGCGATCGCGGGCACGCTGCCGTTGGCCGGACGGCGCATCGACCCGGAGCTGATCCGCCGCGACTGA